From a single Rutidosis leptorrhynchoides isolate AG116_Rl617_1_P2 chromosome 5, CSIRO_AGI_Rlap_v1, whole genome shotgun sequence genomic region:
- the LOC139849917 gene encoding uncharacterized protein — MSWVKWDKVLASFENGGLNTGSLKAFNIALVLKWKWRYLTKPDDLWVKIIKSIHGQSFDKVQDNYPSVWSNIVSTSFKHTTNGNIPANLFSLQVGNGANISFWNDLWCGNDTLANREHGSRQIQLFNALVQDIDSVTLSDRDDCWSCLISVDGIYTVKSVRDYIDYKILPVSNSKTSWYKFLPRKVNVFLWRFRLDSLSVRWNLSAKGIDINSVVCPVSTNGVETCDHLFFSCSLASDLWRLLRVWLNCGLPPLTSWDTFIVWLEGVQLSCVQKKKVIVSVVTLLWTLW, encoded by the exons ATGTCGTGGGTGAAATGGGATAAAGTTTTGGCTTCGTTTGAAAATGGCGGTTTGAATACTGGGAGTTTAAAAGCGTTTAATATTGCACTCGTCCTTAAATGGAAGTGGAGATATCTCACTAAACCCGACGATCTTTGGGTGAAAATAATTAAATCTATCCACGGCCAAAGTTTCGATAAGGTTCAAGATAATTATCCGAGTGTTTGGTCCAACATTGTGTCGACTAGCTTTAAACATACTACCAACGGCAATATTCCGGCTAATCTGTTCAGCTTACAAGTCGGTAATGGAGCGAACATTAGTTTTTGGAACGATTTATGGTGCGGGAACGATACTCTAGCTAATCG GGAACATGGGTCCAGACAAATTCAGCTATTTAATGCGTTGGTCCAGGACATTGATAGTGTGACGTTATCAGACCGAGACGATTGCTGGTCTTGCTTGATTTCGGTCGATGGTATATACACTGTTAAGAGTGTACGCGATTATATTGACTACAAAATCCTCCCTGTTTCGAATTCTAAGACTTCTTGGTATAAGTTTCTACCTAGAAAAGTCAATGTGTTTCTTTGGAGGTTTAGGCTCGATTCATTATCGGTTCGTTGGAATCTTTCAGCGAAAGGAATCGATATCAACTCTGTTGTTTGCCCCGTTTCTACTAATGGTGTTGAGACTTGTGATCATCTTTTTTTCAGTTGTTCGTTGGCATCGGATCTATGGCGTCTTTTACGGGTGTGGTTAAATTGTGGTTTGCCTCCTTTGACTTCATGGGACACATTCATTGTTTGGTTAGAGGGGGTTCAATTATCATGTGTTCAAAAGAAGAAAGTGATAGTTTCGGTGGTCACTCTGTTATGGACGTTATGGTGA
- the LOC139849918 gene encoding secreted RxLR effector protein 161-like: protein MGEADVILGIRIKCESNVIIISQSHYVEKVLKKFNCFDCTSEIRRAKNIMDYSLSYTGFSSVIEGYSDARWITNVEDHSSTTDWVFMLGEGAISWLPRRKHVLLTQQWNLSVFALAGEGKEAEWL from the exons atgggggaggctgacgttatacTTGGTATAAGGATCAAATGTGAAAGCAATGTAATAATTATTTCTCAATCTCATTATGTTGAAAAAGTGCTAAAGAAGTTCAATTGTTTTGATTGTACTTCT GAAATTAGGCGTGCGAAGAATATTATGGATTATAGTTTATCTTATACTGGATTTTCTTCGGtgatagaaggatattctgatgcgaggtGGATAACCAAtgttgaagatcattcttcaacaaCTGATTGGGTTTTCATGCTTGGGGAAGGTGCCATCTCATGGCTTCCAAGAAGGAAACATGTATTACTAACTCAACAATGGAATCTGAGTGTTTTTGCATTAGCTGGTGaaggtaaagaagcagaatggctatGA